From Nymphaea colorata isolate Beijing-Zhang1983 chromosome 6, ASM883128v2, whole genome shotgun sequence, a single genomic window includes:
- the LOC116256468 gene encoding G-type lectin S-receptor-like serine/threonine-protein kinase LECRK3 produces MEVFMSLLCLFFLMIRISLFPQAQAQSQPYNNITLGSFLSSIGKQSFWTSPSGEFSFGFSTFDGSLYVGIWFEKVSGKPLVWTANRDSPAPSGSTVELTTDGRLLLKDENKVVLMTIANSSDGDVGSAAMLDNGNFILQSRSGDIKWQSFEHPTDTILPEQSLDPESVLYAAASGTDISTGRYFLKMQSDGNLVISWSDSPTDVSNEAYSSNTEGTPGRLMFATTGVIYISRPNGTRVNLTPPDRIPTPAKGFYQRAKVGYDGVFRQYSYPKNDDGNLAQSWGTVWSTQANPCFVPGICGLNGYCFLKNDGQADCLCPKGFNYVNPSNRFMGCRQNFPVQECPGLTTNDYVFETLENLDWPKGDFLQMNNVEESKCREACLSDCLCTVAIYMSNTCWKKKIPLYNGRIDLALGSKVLIKMPKENTSMTPLPNNKNMGETKCKKDAMNLSPLIILLFFILGGSALLNLFCVVLLALLRRRRTKLGRTEPGQSDPVMNLRRFTYRELEDATCGFKEQLGRGSFGTVYKGILSRLDGQKPVAVKQLDKLMEDGEKEFMTEVSVIGRTHHKNLVQLLGYCDEGSQRMLVYEFLENGSLSSFLLGSRRPSWEQRVQIIFGVARGLTYLHEECSNQIIHCDIKPENILLNHSFEPKISDFGLAKLLMSDQSHTHTNIRGTKGYMASEWFRKTAITAKVDVYSFGVILLEIICCRKNVELKKKDEESAILVYWANDCFIEHRLDRLVENDEAALDDMTRVEKMVMVALWCTQDDPSLRPTMKKVEQMLEDAVEVEVPPYPSASAPN; encoded by the coding sequence ATGGAGGTTTTCATGTCCTTGCTTTGTCTGTTTTTCCTTATGATACGAATATCGTTGTTTCCTCAAGCCCAGGCTCAGTCTCAGCCTTACAATAACATAACCCTCGGCTCTTTTCTTTCATCTATCGGCAAGCAATCCTTCTGGACTTCTCCCTCCGGCGAGTTCTCGTTCGGTTTCTCAACCTTTGATGGCAGCCTCTACGTTGGAATCTGGTTCGAAAAGGTCTCGGGGAAGCCTCTGGTTTGGACCGCAAACAGAGACAGTCCGGCTCCTAGCGGCTCGACTGTGGAGCTCACAACTGATGGGAGGCTTCTGCTCAAGGATGAGAATAAAGTAGTGCTCATGACAATTGCAAATAGTTCGGATGGTGATGTTGGTTCTGCTGCCATGCTTGATAATGGCAATTTCATCCTGCAGAGCCGGTCTGGGGATATCAAATGGCAGAGCTTCGAGCATCCAACAGATACCATCTTGCCCGAACAATCTCTTGATCCAGAATCCGTGCTATATGCAGCAGCATCAGGGACCGACATCTCCACCGGAAGGTACTTCCTCAAGATGCAGAGTGATGGGAACCTCGTGATTTCATGGTCTGACAGCCCAACGGACGTCAGCAATGAAGCGTATTCGTCGAACACAGAGGGCACTCCTGGCCGGTTGATGTTCGCTACCACTGGCGTTATTTACATATCGAGACCGAATGGCACAAGGGTGAACTTGACGCCCCCCGACCGGATTCCCACGCCGGCAAAGGGTTTCTACCAAAGAGCTAAAGTTGGTTACGATGGAGTCTTCCGGCAGTACAGTTACCCGAAGAACGACGATGGCAACTTAGCACAGTCCTGGGGGACTGTTTGGAGCACTCAGGCTAATCCATGCTTTGTTCCAGGAATCTGCGGGTTGAACGGATACTGCTTCTTGAAAAATGACGGGCAGGCAGATTGCCTGTGTCCCAAGGGGTTCAATTATGTAAACCCAAGCAACAGATTCATGGGTTGTCGGCAGAATTTCCCGGTGCAGGAATGTCCTGGCCTTACCACCAACGATTACGTCTTCGAGACGCTAGAAAACCTTGATTGGCCCAAGGGAGACTTCTTGCAGATGAACAATGTGGAGGAGAGCAAGTGCCGGGAGGCATGCCTCTCGGACTGTCTGTGCACTGTGGCGATTTACATGAGCAACACCTGCTGGAAAAAGAAGATCCCACTGTACAATGGTAGGATCGACCTCGCGTTGGGTTCAAAAGTTCTGATCAAGATGCCAAAAGAAAACACTTCAATGACGCCACTgccaaacaacaaaaatatgggAGAGACAAAGTGCAAGAAGGATGCCATGAATCTGTCGCCTCTCATTATCCTATTGTTCTTTATACTTGGTGGATCAGCACTCCTGAATCTCTTCTGCGTTGTCCTTCTCGCCCTTCTCCGGCGCCGTCGGACGAAATTGGGGAGGACCGAGCCAGGACAGAGTGACCCGGTTATGAACCTTCGGAGATTTACTTACAGGGAATTGGAGGATGCTACCTGTGGATTCAAGGAACAACTTGGGAGGGGATCTTTCGGAACTGTTTATAAAGGAATTCTTTCCCGGTTGGACGGTCAGAAGCCGGTGGCTGTAAAGCAACTGGATAAACTGATGGAAGACGGAGAAAAGGAATTCATGACAGAGGTAAGCGTGATCGGGAGGACCCATCACAAGAACCTCGTCCAGTTGCTTGGTTACTGTGATGAAGGCTCACAAAGAATGCTGGTTTATGAATTCTTGGAGAATGGCTCACTCTCGAGCTTCCTTCTGGGGAGCAGAAGACCCAGCTGGGAGCAAAGGGTGCAGATTATCTTTGGTGTGGCGAGGGGGCTCACCTACCTCCATGAAGAATGCAGCAATCAGATCATACACTGTGACATCAAGCCCGAGAACATACTTCTCAACCACAGTTTTGAGCCTAAGATTTCTGATTTTGGTCTGGCCAAGCTTCTGATGAGTGATCAGTcccatacacacacaaacatcaGGGGAACGAAAGGTTACATGGCTTCCGAGTGGTTCAGAAAGACAGCGATAACCGCAAAGGTCGATGTGTATAGCTTTGGAGTTATACTGTTGGAGATCATATGCTGCAGGAAAAACGTGGaactgaagaagaaggatgaagagTCTGCAATACTGGTCTACTGGGCAAACGACTGCTTCATCGAGCACCGATTGGACAGGTTGGTGGAGAATGACGAAGCAGCTCTGGATGATATGACAAGGGTGGAGAAGATGGTGATGGTAGCATTGTGGTGCACTCAGGATGATCCCTCACTGAGACCCACGATGAAGAAAGTGGAGCAGATGCTAGAAGATGCAGTTGAGGTTGAGGTGCCCCCTTACCCCTCCGCTTCTGCACCTAATTAA